In Vagococcus hydrophili, one DNA window encodes the following:
- the rplQ gene encoding 50S ribosomal protein L17, which yields MSYRKLGRTSSQRKAMLRDLTTDLIINERIETTEARAKEIRSTTEKMITLGKRGDLHARRQAAAYVRNELLEARLDESGEVIIQETALQKLFNDLGPRYQDRQGGYTRILKKGQRRGDAAPMVIIELV from the coding sequence CCGCACAAGCAGCCAAAGAAAAGCTATGTTACGTGATTTGACAACTGATCTTATCATCAACGAACGCATTGAAACAACTGAAGCTCGTGCCAAAGAAATCCGCTCAACTACTGAGAAAATGATTACTTTAGGTAAACGTGGAGATCTTCATGCCCGTCGTCAAGCCGCAGCTTATGTAAGAAACGAATTACTAGAAGCTCGTTTAGACGAATCAGGAGAAGTAATCATCCAAGAAACAGCTTTACAAAAATTATTTAATGACTTGGGACCTCGTTACCAAGATCGCCAAGGTGGTTACACACGTATCCTTAAAAAAGGACAACGTCGCGGTGACGCTGCACCTATGGTAATTATTGAATTAGTTTAA